The DNA region TGCTGCCTGCAGCAAATGTCAATAGCATCATGATAAAGACAGGGATCAATAACAATAAAAATGGTGATGTATTTGCCAGGGTTTTCATAGTTGTATATTTTTATTTGTGGTTGTTTTTTTGTTCAGGAACTTCTCGTCCCTGTTTGATGAAACAAATAGAACCATAAAAAAAATGCTGCTAAAATGTTTTAGACCAAGTGCATAATATCCTAGATAAACGGTTAAAATGAATAGTTTTGTAGTTAAAGCCTCCGTTTGGCCCGTTCGTATAAGAAAAAAGCCAGTTGGTCGAAAGCAGCTGCTTTAAAATAATTAGATTGGTGTAATTTGAATGCGATTATAAAAAGAGATTTTTAATGAAAGGTAAAGGCCCCCTTGTTGTACATCTGTTCTTTTGGCTCATTATTTTGGCCATATTGCTTTGGGATACCTTTAGTGGAAACCAGGCCCCTTCGCGCTATGAGGTGGCCGTTAAGCTGGGTTACTTTGCAGTGATCAATCTTTCTATCTTTTACATCAATTACACCTTATTGATCCCTATTTTGATAGAGCAGAAGAAACGGTATGGATTATATGTACTTTCCATTTGCCTGTTGATTGCCGTTATGGTCATCATCAAGACGGTTGTAGCCAGTCTGAACAGCGATTTCTTTCTGTCTTATTTCAGTCCGGATACCGGACAGATCGAATATTACGAGATCACCAAATATGTGATATTTGCCATTTTTGTATCGGGCTTTTTTGTGGTCGTAAGTGCGCTTTTAAAGTTTGCCATCGACTGGTTTGGGAGCGAGCGGATACAGCGCGACCTGGTCAGTGAAAAACGCGACATGGAGCTGCAGTTCCTCAAATCCCAGTTGAACCCGCATTTTCTGTTCAACTCTTTAAATAATATCTATTCACTGGCTTATCAGAAATCAGATAAAACGGCAGATGCGATTCTGAAACTCTCAGAGATCATGCGTTACATGATCTATGAAAGTAATGATAGCTGGGTTTCATTGAGCAAGGAGATTACCTATGTGCAAAGTTATATTGAACTGCAAAAGCTGCGGTTTAAGGATGGAGCGGCAGTGGAATTTACCGTTAACGGTGAAATAGACGATCAGCCGGTGGTACCGCTGATCCTGATCTCTTTTGTGGAGAACGCATTTAAGCATGGCGTAGCCAATGACCCTAAGGACCCCATCCGCATCAATATCATCGCCAACCAGAAAATATTGCATTTCAGCATCAGTAATAAAAAGAACAAACACAACAAGGACCAGATGGGCGGAGTAGGTTTGAACAATGTGGAACGCAGGCTGCAGCTGCTTTATCCGGAGCGATATAAATTAAATATTGTAAATTCGGCTACTCATTATACCAGTGAATTAATGCTAGATATATGACAAAGTTAAAATGTATTGCGGTTGATGATGAGCCGCTGGCGCTTGATATTATAGAGGACTACGTTTCTAAAGTCCCCTTTCTGGAATTAGTTAAACGTACAGAAAACGCTATTGAGGCTTTGCAAATGGTACAGGCCGGTGGTGTGGATATTGTGTTTCTGGATATACAGATGCCGGAACTGACGGGAATCCAGTTTTTAAAGATTGCCACCGGAAAAGCAGATTATATTTTAACAACGGCCTATTCTCAGTATGCGCTGGAAAGTTATGACCTGAATGTTTCGGATTATTTATTAAAACCCATTGCTTTCGACCGCTTTTATAAGGCTGTAGAAAAGGTACACAATAAAACAAAGGCGTCGGCACCGGTAGAAACCATTCAAACATTTCTAGCACCTGTTCCCGCGGCTGTCCCGGTTAACCCGGTACAGGACTTTATTTTTGTGAAAACAGAGCATAAAATCCAGAAGATCGAGCTGGATGATATTCTTTACATAGAGGGCTTGAAGGATTACATCTCCATTTTTACCAAAACAGAAAGGGTGATCACTTTACAGAATATGAAAAAGATGGATGAGACCCTGCCTAAGGGACAGTTCATCAGGGTGCACAAATCCTATATCATCGCACTCGATAAAATTGAAAGTATAGAGCGGAGCCGGATCAGTATAGGCGATAAGATCATCCCGATAGGAGATACCTACAGGGACGAGTTTTTTAGACATATAGACAATAAGAATATTTAAAGCGATTGTGCAGGTTTAACCTGGTTTAGCTTTACCCTAATTGCATTTTCTGCTTCGAGTACAATTTCCTCGGGGTTTTTGCCGCTAATGTCGAGCGGTTTCAACACTGTCCAGCGTAGTTTTTCGCCAAAACTCAGGGGATATGCGCCGTACCTTACCAGTTTCCATGAGTTTTCGATGGCTACCGGTACGATGAGTGCATTGGGTACAACTTTAAGCAGAGTGGCAATGCCGCCCACCTGGAAAGCTTTCATCCGTCCGTCTTTGGCCCGGGTGCCTTCGGCAAAGATCATGGCCGACCAGTTTTTTTCTTTCATCCTCCGGCCTAGTTTAATGAGTTCAGACACGGCTTGTTTGCTGTCCTTCCGGTCGATATTCGCACCTCCGCCATACTTAAGGTTGTAGGAGATGGAGGGAATGCCCTTGGTAAGTTCAATTTTAGAGATGAATTTTACATGATATTTCCTCAGGAACCAGATCAGTGCCGGAATGTCGTACATGCTCTGGTGATTGGCCACGAATATAATCGGCCTGCCGGTTGGCAGTTCCTGCTTGTTCTGAAAACTGACAGAGGAACCCATCAGCAGGTCGCTGTAGGTAAGAAAAAAGTTCAGTACATCAACGGAGGCCTTATGTGCATTGTATCCCAAAAACCGGTAACAGAGCCATTGTATGGGATGGAAAATGAGGAGCACCAATCCGAAAAAGACATAAAAAACGGGACTGAAGATGTATCCTAAAAACTTATTCATGGTCGATAATGGAATAGTGGTTACAAATGGTTTTCCTGGATTAATATTTTCGTCCTTAAGATGGCGGCTACGCTGATGCTGTCGGTAATTTCGCCGCTGATCACCATGTGGTAGGCTTCTTCAAAGGGGAGTTTGCGCAGGCTGAGCTGTTCGGTTTCTTCGGGAGCGGCCTCTCCCTGGCTTAACCCCCGTGCAATATAGATGATGGCCAATTCATTGCTTACGGAATTAGACAGGTGCATGCGCTGTATTTCTATCCATTCTGCAGCGTGTAGCCCTGTTTCTTCCATTAACTCACGCTGGGCACTTTCCAGCGGGTCTGATTCAAGTGGCCCTCCGCCTTCAGGAATCTCCCAGCTGTAGGCTTTTAGCGGGAAGCGGTATTGACCTACCAGCCAGGTGTTGTGGTGTTCGTCGAGCACCATAATGCCTATGGCATAGTTTTTAAAATGAACCTCTCCGTATATGCCCTTACCGCCGGAGGGGTTGATCACATTGTGCTCTGTCAGGCCGATCCAGTTGTTTTCATAGATCTTGTGGCTGTCTATCGTTACCCAGGGATTATGCTCTTCCATGGGCGCAATATACGAATTTCTGGTTTCAGCACCGCTAGTCAGGCTTGGGCGGAGGGGGAACTTTTTTTATTTTGGTGAAGCGGTAGCTAAGGCTCAGTGTAACATTGCTGGTGTTGCTGGTTGAATAGCTTTGCAGGCGGAAATTGACCCCTTCACTAAACAGGGTATTGTTGCGCCTTCCAAAGGGGTCGCTTACGCTGATGCGTGCATTGAGCCTGTTTTTAAGAAAGACTTTTCTGGCAGCCATACTGCTGGTCACCGAACCTTTGGCTCTGCCCTGGGCATTTACGTTGTTGGCGTAATTAATATTGGCCTCAAAGGCAGTTTTTAGCGGTAACTGCATAGATAAACCCACTGCACTGCGGATGCTCAGGCCTTTTCTGTTCAGCGCCGAATTGAGGGATGAGGTGTAATTACTTTGTGTGAGGGTAAGATTGGCATTGGTAGAGAGTTTTTTGTTTGGCCGGTAATTACCGATCAGGATCAACCCGAAGATATCATTAGTGCCTACATTGTAATAGGTAGTTTCCGATTTGGCTACTCCATCTGTTACGGTAACAGCACGGTAACGTTCGATTACACCGCTGCTGGTTGAATAGGACAGCCGGGGCGTAAATGACCATTTCTCGCCAAAGGCACCAAAGCTGATGTCCATCTGGTGGGTATAGGCGGGTAACAGATCTGGGTTACCATAGGAAATGTTCAGGGTATCGTTGTCATTGATCTGAGGGTTTAAGGCAATTTCACGTGGGCGGTTGATGCGGACACTATAGGTAGCGCCAATATTGTATCTTTTTTTGAAGAAATGGTTGAAGGAGATATTGGGGAACAGACTGAGGTAGGGTTTAACGTTATAAGTGTTTGCAGCTGAGCTTGTGGACCGGGAAGACAGGTCAAAGTCCACATCGGTAAGTTCTGCCCTTATGCCTGCTTTTACACCGATGCTTTTGCCCCGGTAGTTGTAAGCGGTGTAACCGGCAAAAATTCGCTCATTATAGAGGAACTCATTGCTAAGTCTTTCAGAAATCACATATTCCTGAGTACTGAAGTCAAAATCACGCACAAGCTGGTCGTTGTTGTTCCTGCGATAGTTGTACATGATTCCAGCCTCCAGTTGGTCCCTTTTCTTAAAAACAGGCCGGTCGTAATCGATATTGAAGGTTAATCCATCATTGCCTGTGCCATTGGTATTTTCCCGAAGGGAGGGTTTTCCGGTAACCGGTAAGGAATACTTCTGGTCCAGTATCCGTAAGTTATCGTTGTTATTGGTATTGTAGGTTAAACCGATGCTGAGCTTGTCGCCACTTTCTGAACCTTTAATGCTATAGTCGGCATTAAAAACGAAATTGTGGCTGCTGCCATCTGTCGCACTGATCTGGTTACGTACACGTTTTAGCACAAAATCTTCATTCAGGAAATTAAAATCAGTACCCGCCCTGCTGCTGCTGCTGTTGTTATTGAAGTTGGAGTTAATGCGCAGGTTTTGCTGTGGGGTAATGTCCCAGTCGAGCCCCGCCCTGAAATTTCCCCCGTTACTGTTGCTTCTGTTGCTGGCGTAATTGTCGTAATAAAAGGTTGTATCCTTCACCAGATCAAAATTCTCACGGTAGGAATGGGAGGTGCTTTTGCCGATGTTGCTGCGGTAAGCGGCCCCGCCGGTTAAAGCGTAATTTTTACTGCGATAGGAGGCGTTGGTATTCATATTGGTGTTGCCCTGGAGTCCGGCTGTTACGCCCGCATTGCCATTAAAGCCTATGGAAAAGCCTTTTTTCATGACAATATTGATGACCCCTTCACCATCGCCCGAATACCTGGCGGGTGGATTGGTCATGACTTCTATCTTTTCTATAGCATCTGAAGGGAGGACATTCAGGAGGTCAGCAATGTTGGAGGTCATGTAATCCGAGGGTTTACCGTCGATAAAGATCCGGGTAGAGCGCTTTCCGGATATGGTGGCATTGCCATCGATATCTACCTGTACCATTGGTACGTTTTTGAGGATATCAGTAGCAGTACTTCCTTCGGCCAGTATAGATTTGTCTACATTATACGTGATCTTATCGGCAGCAAATTCTATGACAGGTTTTTCTGCGGTGATGGTTACTTCGCTCAGGTTATTCTGGTCGCTGCCCAACTTAAGTGTACCCAGGTTGCGTTCAAAGTCTTTTTCTGTAAGGATGACCTCGTTGATACTGAGACTGGCAAAGCCAACAAAGCTGATCTTAACCTTATACGTACCATATTTAAGGGCGTTGAGCTTAAATACACCATTTTCATCTGTTGCCGTGGTTTGAAAGGGCCGTTCAGAATTGGCCTCATAAACCGCTACCACAGCCGATGGGATAGGGAGCGCGCCTACCTCTTCAATTACCTTACCGGTGATGCTGCCTTTATCGGCCACAGTATGGGCCTGCAGAGCGGTTGCATTGAGCAGAAGCAGGCTGAATATGAATATGGCGTAGTTTTTCAATGTCTGGTCTGTGTATTAAAATGATTCTTCGTCTGAGCGCATTTCCTGCTGATCAGATTTTTTATTCTTTTTAAAGTTAAAATCATTTTTACCAAATCGGTAAGCATAAGTTAAACTGGCCATGGTGCCTTGCATGTTACGTCTGAAATCGGTAATGGCATTGGCCGCACCTGAGGTCATGCTCCAGTTCCTGGTATTGAACACATCCTTGATATTGAAACTGAGGGAGGATTTTTTGTTTTTGAAATCGTACTTTGCCCCCGCATCAACTACATAGTTGGAATTTCTTTTTCCTTGTGCCATGACCTCTCTGGAGCGGTAGTCGCCTTTGATTTGCAGGGTAATTTTGTAAGGGAGCACAAAGTTATTGGTCAGGTTGGCATTCCAGCTGAAACCTGAATTGTCGACAATGCCATAGGCGGGCACACCATTGATTTTACGCTGGTAAAGATTGATGTTGGTGGTAAAGTTCCAGGCTTTAGCGACATCAAAACGACCGATGAGCTCCAGACCGCTGGACAGCTCCCTGGTTAAGTTTTGCGGGGTAACAATGGTAACGCCGTTTTCGTCTGCTTCCGTTCTGATGCGCTGGATGACATCATTGGTCTGGCGCATATAGGCTGTGGAAATGAAAGTAATTTTTTTCCAGTATTTGCTGTAGCTCAGTTCGTAGGCATGTACATCTTCGGGTCTTAGGTTGGGGTTACCCTGACGCCAGATCAGTGGGTCGGATACATCCAGAAAGGGGTTGGTGTCCCATCCCCGGGGCCTGTTTACACGCCTGCTATAGCTCAGCTGCAGCTGTTGCTCGGCCTTGAATTTCTGGGTAAGGAAGATGCTTGGGTAAAGCCGGGTATAATCTACCTTGCCCGGAACATAACTTAATCCGCCGGCTTTATCATACATGCCCAAACGAGTATCCAGCGTTGCATCTTCGGCCCTTAAACCTACCTGGTATCCAAAATTCTTTACCTGATTCTGGTAATTGATATAAAGGGCATGTACCTGGTCTTTGCTGTTAAACTCGTTAGTGAGCGCAAAATTGATGTCGTATTCTCCGCTCAGGTGGT from Pedobacter africanus includes:
- a CDS encoding LytR/AlgR family response regulator transcription factor; translation: MTKLKCIAVDDEPLALDIIEDYVSKVPFLELVKRTENAIEALQMVQAGGVDIVFLDIQMPELTGIQFLKIATGKADYILTTAYSQYALESYDLNVSDYLLKPIAFDRFYKAVEKVHNKTKASAPVETIQTFLAPVPAAVPVNPVQDFIFVKTEHKIQKIELDDILYIEGLKDYISIFTKTERVITLQNMKKMDETLPKGQFIRVHKSYIIALDKIESIERSRISIGDKIIPIGDTYRDEFFRHIDNKNI
- a CDS encoding lysophospholipid acyltransferase family protein, with amino-acid sequence MNKFLGYIFSPVFYVFFGLVLLIFHPIQWLCYRFLGYNAHKASVDVLNFFLTYSDLLMGSSVSFQNKQELPTGRPIIFVANHQSMYDIPALIWFLRKYHVKFISKIELTKGIPSISYNLKYGGGANIDRKDSKQAVSELIKLGRRMKEKNWSAMIFAEGTRAKDGRMKAFQVGGIATLLKVVPNALIVPVAIENSWKLVRYGAYPLSFGEKLRWTVLKPLDISGKNPEEIVLEAENAIRVKLNQVKPAQSL
- a CDS encoding NUDIX domain-containing protein, with the protein product MEEHNPWVTIDSHKIYENNWIGLTEHNVINPSGGKGIYGEVHFKNYAIGIMVLDEHHNTWLVGQYRFPLKAYSWEIPEGGGPLESDPLESAQRELMEETGLHAAEWIEIQRMHLSNSVSNELAIIYIARGLSQGEAAPEETEQLSLRKLPFEEAYHMVISGEITDSISVAAILRTKILIQENHL
- a CDS encoding sensor histidine kinase, which gives rise to MKGKGPLVVHLFFWLIILAILLWDTFSGNQAPSRYEVAVKLGYFAVINLSIFYINYTLLIPILIEQKKRYGLYVLSICLLIAVMVIIKTVVASLNSDFFLSYFSPDTGQIEYYEITKYVIFAIFVSGFFVVVSALLKFAIDWFGSERIQRDLVSEKRDMELQFLKSQLNPHFLFNSLNNIYSLAYQKSDKTADAILKLSEIMRYMIYESNDSWVSLSKEITYVQSYIELQKLRFKDGAAVEFTVNGEIDDQPVVPLILISFVENAFKHGVANDPKDPIRINIIANQKILHFSISNKKNKHNKDQMGGVGLNNVERRLQLLYPERYKLNIVNSATHYTSELMLDI
- a CDS encoding outer membrane beta-barrel family protein → MKNYAIFIFSLLLLNATALQAHTVADKGSITGKVIEEVGALPIPSAVVAVYEANSERPFQTTATDENGVFKLNALKYGTYKVKISFVGFASLSINEVILTEKDFERNLGTLKLGSDQNNLSEVTITAEKPVIEFAADKITYNVDKSILAEGSTATDILKNVPMVQVDIDGNATISGKRSTRIFIDGKPSDYMTSNIADLLNVLPSDAIEKIEVMTNPPARYSGDGEGVINIVMKKGFSIGFNGNAGVTAGLQGNTNMNTNASYRSKNYALTGGAAYRSNIGKSTSHSYRENFDLVKDTTFYYDNYASNRSNSNGGNFRAGLDWDITPQQNLRINSNFNNNSSSSRAGTDFNFLNEDFVLKRVRNQISATDGSSHNFVFNADYSIKGSESGDKLSIGLTYNTNNNDNLRILDQKYSLPVTGKPSLRENTNGTGNDGLTFNIDYDRPVFKKRDQLEAGIMYNYRRNNNDQLVRDFDFSTQEYVISERLSNEFLYNERIFAGYTAYNYRGKSIGVKAGIRAELTDVDFDLSSRSTSSAANTYNVKPYLSLFPNISFNHFFKKRYNIGATYSVRINRPREIALNPQINDNDTLNISYGNPDLLPAYTHQMDISFGAFGEKWSFTPRLSYSTSSGVIERYRAVTVTDGVAKSETTYYNVGTNDIFGLILIGNYRPNKKLSTNANLTLTQSNYTSSLNSALNRKGLSIRSAVGLSMQLPLKTAFEANINYANNVNAQGRAKGSVTSSMAARKVFLKNRLNARISVSDPFGRRNNTLFSEGVNFRLQSYSTSNTSNVTLSLSYRFTKIKKVPPPPKPD